Proteins from a single region of Pseudarthrobacter sp. NIBRBAC000502772:
- the chvE gene encoding multiple monosaccharide ABC transporter substrate-binding protein, producing MRIRKFLGAVAVVLAVTVGATGCGSRGATATSETTANPSESLVGISMPTQTSERWIADGGNVEKSLKGLGYKTDLQFANDDIPTQVSQIENMLTKGAKALIVAAIDGTTLTDVLAKAKEQNVKVIAYDRLINGTPNVDFYTTFDNYTVGVQQATSLLTGLGLVDASGKKVEGKGPFNVELFAGSPDDNNANFFWTGAMDTLKPYLDAGTLKVPSGQTKFEQAAILRWQAPVAQKRMEDILTAAYSSGTKLDGVLSPYDGLSIGIISALTSTGGYAKGDLPVVTGQDAEKGSVKSIIAGEQYSTIFKDTRQLGSQAVKMVDALLKGQEPEVNDTKTYNNKVKVVPAYLLKSVIITAENYKKELIDSGYYTDADVK from the coding sequence GTGAGAATTAGGAAATTCCTGGGCGCAGTCGCCGTCGTCCTCGCAGTCACTGTGGGTGCCACAGGGTGCGGAAGCCGGGGCGCAACAGCCACCTCGGAAACCACTGCGAATCCCAGTGAATCCCTGGTGGGTATCTCGATGCCCACCCAGACGTCCGAGCGTTGGATCGCCGATGGCGGAAACGTGGAAAAGTCCTTGAAGGGACTTGGTTACAAGACTGACCTGCAGTTCGCCAACGACGACATCCCCACGCAGGTATCGCAGATCGAGAACATGCTGACCAAGGGTGCCAAGGCGCTCATTGTCGCCGCCATCGACGGCACCACCTTGACCGATGTGCTCGCCAAGGCAAAGGAACAGAACGTCAAGGTCATCGCCTACGACCGCCTCATCAACGGCACCCCGAACGTTGATTTCTACACCACGTTCGATAACTACACGGTGGGCGTGCAGCAGGCAACATCGCTGCTGACCGGGCTGGGCCTGGTTGATGCCAGCGGCAAGAAGGTGGAGGGCAAGGGCCCGTTCAACGTTGAGCTTTTCGCCGGCAGCCCGGATGACAACAACGCCAACTTCTTCTGGACCGGCGCCATGGACACGCTGAAGCCGTACCTGGACGCCGGAACCCTCAAGGTCCCCAGCGGCCAGACCAAGTTCGAGCAGGCAGCCATCCTGCGCTGGCAGGCCCCCGTTGCCCAGAAGCGCATGGAGGACATCCTCACCGCGGCCTACAGCTCCGGGACCAAGCTCGACGGCGTGCTCTCCCCCTATGACGGCCTCTCCATCGGCATCATCTCGGCTCTGACCAGCACCGGCGGCTACGCCAAGGGCGACCTGCCGGTCGTCACGGGCCAGGACGCTGAGAAGGGCTCCGTGAAGTCCATCATCGCCGGTGAGCAGTACTCCACCATCTTCAAGGACACCCGCCAGCTGGGTTCCCAGGCAGTGAAGATGGTGGACGCCCTGCTGAAGGGCCAGGAGCCGGAGGTTAACGACACCAAGACCTACAACAACAAGGTCAAGGTGGTTCCGGCCTACCTGCTCAAGTCCGTGATCATCACTGCGGAAAACTACAAGAAGGAACTCATCGACTCCGGCTACTACACAGACGCCGACGTCAAGTAA
- a CDS encoding DM13 domain-containing protein, which yields MSGKSMSGKQSPNRRRTWMIAAAALAAVGLVIGLVLFKPWLLFVDVRVDEQLPIVASSPAQAQPTPPTPLAPTPAPMPAGPVQLAVGTLISHEHATTGTVRIVQQPDGARLLTLENLDTSNGPDVHVWLSAAHVVEGTAGWFTAGSADYYDLGLIKGNQGNQVYQIPADVDLSKYPSVDLWCVQFSVSFGAAELVT from the coding sequence ATGAGCGGAAAGTCCATGAGTGGAAAGCAAAGTCCAAACCGACGCCGGACCTGGATGATCGCTGCGGCGGCCCTTGCAGCGGTAGGGCTGGTGATTGGGCTTGTGCTGTTCAAGCCCTGGCTTCTCTTTGTGGACGTGAGAGTGGATGAACAGCTCCCCATCGTGGCCAGCAGTCCAGCGCAAGCACAACCGACTCCGCCTACACCCTTGGCGCCGACTCCGGCACCTATGCCTGCAGGCCCGGTGCAGCTGGCTGTGGGTACGCTAATCAGCCATGAACACGCCACCACGGGAACTGTCCGGATCGTACAGCAGCCAGACGGCGCCAGGCTGCTCACGCTCGAAAACCTGGATACGTCCAATGGTCCGGATGTGCACGTCTGGTTAAGTGCCGCCCACGTGGTGGAAGGAACGGCCGGGTGGTTCACCGCCGGCTCCGCTGATTACTACGACCTCGGCCTGATCAAAGGAAATCAGGGCAATCAGGTTTACCAGATTCCCGCCGACGTTGACCTGTCGAAGTACCCGTCAGTTGACCTGTGGTGCGTTCAGTTCAGCGTGTCGTTCGGTGCTGCCGAGCTGGTCACCTGA
- a CDS encoding NAD-dependent epimerase/dehydratase family protein: protein MVNPLDSAADTVAPRSILFLGGTGVISAAAAERAVALGHRVTILNRGQSGKPVPDGAEVLHADIRDPDTVRAVLQDREFDAVADFIAFTPDQARSSMELFRGRTGQYVFISTASAYQKPPTRLPILESTPLKNPFWQYSRDKIACEDLLFDAYRSDDFPVTVVRPSHTYDRTRVGLVGGWTDIHRMRTGQPVMVHGDGTSLWTVTHARDFAKAFVGLLGRPQAVGESYTITSDEYLPWNQIYGLFARAAGVAEPELVHISSETIAAHGAGHSPHLGPSLLGDRAHSVVFDNAKIKALVPGFAATIPFADGTREIVDWHDSHPELQVVDASFMDLSDRLIRWARRAAD from the coding sequence ATGGTGAATCCGTTGGATTCCGCGGCCGACACCGTGGCACCACGGAGCATCCTCTTCCTGGGCGGCACCGGGGTGATCAGCGCCGCAGCGGCGGAACGCGCCGTCGCACTGGGACACCGGGTGACCATCCTCAACCGCGGCCAATCCGGCAAGCCGGTACCGGACGGCGCGGAGGTCCTGCACGCGGATATCCGCGACCCGGACACTGTGCGGGCGGTGCTGCAGGACAGGGAGTTCGACGCCGTTGCGGACTTTATTGCCTTCACTCCAGATCAGGCGCGCTCCAGTATGGAACTGTTCCGGGGCCGGACCGGCCAGTACGTGTTCATCAGCACGGCGTCGGCCTACCAGAAGCCGCCCACCCGGCTGCCGATCCTGGAATCCACTCCGCTGAAAAATCCGTTCTGGCAGTATTCACGGGACAAGATCGCGTGCGAGGACCTCTTGTTCGACGCCTACCGGTCAGACGACTTTCCGGTCACCGTGGTGCGCCCCTCGCATACGTACGACCGCACGCGGGTGGGCCTGGTAGGCGGCTGGACAGACATCCACCGGATGCGCACCGGCCAGCCCGTCATGGTGCACGGTGATGGCACCTCGCTCTGGACCGTGACGCACGCCAGGGACTTCGCGAAGGCCTTCGTGGGACTGCTCGGCAGGCCGCAGGCGGTGGGCGAGAGCTACACCATCACGTCGGATGAATACCTGCCCTGGAACCAGATCTATGGCCTGTTTGCGCGGGCGGCCGGGGTTGCCGAACCCGAACTGGTCCACATATCTTCGGAAACCATCGCCGCGCACGGCGCCGGGCACAGCCCCCATCTGGGTCCAAGCCTCCTGGGCGACCGCGCCCACTCCGTAGTTTTCGACAACGCCAAGATCAAAGCCCTGGTGCCTGGCTTTGCCGCCACCATTCCCTTCGCGGACGGGACCCGGGAGATCGTTGACTGGCATGACAGCCACCCGGAACTTCAGGTGGTGGACGCGTCTTTTATGGATCTGAGTGATCGGCTGATCAGGTGGGCGCGAAGGGCCGCGGACTGA
- a CDS encoding putative protein N(5)-glutamine methyltransferase, protein MSATELDVESLAGIAERLRSAGCVFAEEEAELLLAAVSGPAEIAAAVERRAAGYPLEHILGWAEFCGLRIELDPGVFVPRRRTGLVVSEAAALLSADPKRKRRESPEPAVVVDLCCGSGAVGAAIAFRIPGLELHAADIDQAAVACARRNIGRVGGEVHQGDLFDALPRAIKGRIRVLAVNAPYVPTDAIDSMPHEAREHEPLWSLDGGADGLEFHRRVAAEANEWLRPGGYIIIETSERQAAGTASTLEGEGFAVRTVRSEELDGTVVVGQAGP, encoded by the coding sequence ATGTCAGCCACTGAATTGGATGTTGAGTCCCTTGCTGGGATCGCTGAGCGGCTTCGCTCGGCCGGGTGCGTCTTTGCGGAGGAGGAAGCCGAGCTTCTCCTCGCCGCGGTGTCCGGCCCGGCCGAAATCGCTGCGGCGGTGGAGCGGCGCGCTGCCGGGTACCCGCTGGAGCACATCCTGGGCTGGGCAGAGTTCTGCGGACTCCGGATTGAGCTCGATCCCGGGGTTTTTGTTCCGCGCCGCCGCACCGGGCTCGTGGTGAGTGAGGCCGCAGCCCTGCTCTCGGCGGACCCGAAGCGGAAGCGCCGGGAGAGTCCTGAGCCCGCCGTTGTTGTGGACCTGTGTTGTGGGTCCGGGGCGGTGGGGGCCGCCATCGCCTTCAGGATTCCGGGGCTGGAACTCCATGCGGCGGACATTGACCAGGCCGCGGTGGCCTGCGCCCGCCGGAACATTGGCCGTGTGGGTGGCGAGGTCCACCAGGGCGATCTGTTCGATGCGCTGCCGCGCGCCATCAAGGGACGGATCCGTGTTCTGGCTGTCAACGCCCCCTATGTCCCCACCGACGCCATCGATTCCATGCCGCACGAGGCGCGCGAGCACGAACCGTTGTGGTCGCTCGACGGCGGCGCTGACGGACTCGAATTCCACCGCCGCGTCGCTGCCGAGGCCAACGAATGGCTGCGGCCGGGCGGGTACATCATCATCGAAACCAGCGAGCGGCAGGCCGCAGGGACGGCGTCCACCCTGGAGGGTGAGGGCTTCGCAGTCAGGACTGTCCGCTCGGAAGAACTGGACGGCACCGTTGTAGTCGGACAGGCTGGGCCTTAG
- the mmsA gene encoding multiple monosaccharide ABC transporter ATP-binding protein, whose amino-acid sequence MNTPILQMRGITKTFPGVKALQDVTLDVNRGEVHAICGENGAGKSTLMKVLSGVYPHNSFDGDILFENEPCNFSSINDSEKRGIVIIHQELALSPYLSIAENIYLGNEQAKNGWVDWRKTNLEAAKLLARVGLSENPITPVQHISVGKQQLVEIAKALSKEVKLLILDEPTAALNDEDSGHLLDLILHLKGQGITSIIISHKLNEIRKVADAVTIIRDGKTIETLRLDEGQITQERIIRGMVGRDLESLYPDRDPKIGEEVLRIEDWSVRHPQDHTRMVVHNASLNVRKGEVVGLAGLMGAGRTELAMSVFGRTYGTAMSGKVYKYGKEINTSTVSQAIGHGIAYATEDRKHYGLNLIEDIQRNISMAALRKLVKGGWVDKNRETVVANGYRKSMNIKAPSVAAITGKLSGGNQQKVVLSKWMFSDPDVLILDEPTRGIDVGAKFEIYTIIARLAAEGKAVIVISSELPELLGICDRIYTLSAGHITGEVPIAEASQETLMHYMTQEKE is encoded by the coding sequence ATGAACACACCCATTCTTCAAATGCGAGGAATCACCAAAACCTTTCCGGGCGTGAAGGCCCTGCAGGATGTCACCCTTGACGTGAACCGGGGCGAGGTCCACGCCATTTGCGGAGAGAACGGGGCGGGCAAATCCACCCTGATGAAAGTCCTGTCCGGGGTCTACCCGCACAACTCCTTCGACGGGGACATCCTTTTCGAAAACGAGCCCTGCAACTTCTCCAGCATCAACGACAGCGAGAAACGCGGCATCGTCATCATCCACCAGGAGCTCGCGCTGAGCCCCTACCTCTCGATCGCCGAAAACATCTACCTCGGAAACGAGCAGGCCAAAAACGGCTGGGTGGACTGGCGGAAGACCAACCTGGAGGCCGCGAAACTGCTGGCCCGGGTGGGCCTGAGCGAAAACCCCATCACTCCGGTCCAGCACATCAGTGTGGGCAAGCAGCAGTTGGTGGAAATCGCCAAGGCGCTCTCGAAGGAAGTCAAGCTCCTCATCCTGGACGAGCCCACAGCGGCGCTCAACGACGAGGACTCCGGCCACCTCCTGGACCTGATCCTGCATCTGAAGGGCCAGGGCATCACCAGCATCATCATCAGCCACAAACTCAACGAAATCCGCAAAGTCGCAGACGCCGTCACCATCATCCGGGACGGCAAAACCATCGAGACGCTCCGGCTCGATGAAGGCCAGATCACGCAGGAACGGATTATCCGCGGCATGGTGGGCCGGGACCTGGAAAGCCTCTACCCTGACCGGGACCCGAAGATCGGGGAGGAAGTCCTGCGGATCGAGGACTGGTCCGTCAGGCATCCCCAGGACCACACACGCATGGTGGTGCACAACGCCAGCCTGAACGTCCGCAAGGGCGAAGTGGTAGGCCTCGCGGGCCTGATGGGAGCGGGCCGGACCGAGCTGGCCATGAGCGTTTTCGGACGCACTTACGGCACGGCGATGTCCGGGAAGGTGTACAAGTACGGCAAGGAAATCAACACCTCCACGGTGTCCCAGGCGATCGGGCACGGGATCGCCTATGCCACCGAAGACCGGAAGCACTACGGCCTGAACCTCATCGAGGATATCCAGCGGAACATCTCCATGGCCGCGCTCCGCAAGCTGGTCAAGGGCGGCTGGGTGGACAAAAACCGGGAAACGGTGGTGGCCAACGGCTACCGCAAGAGCATGAACATCAAGGCGCCCTCAGTTGCTGCCATCACCGGCAAACTGTCCGGCGGAAACCAGCAGAAGGTGGTGCTGAGCAAGTGGATGTTCTCGGACCCGGACGTGCTGATCCTCGATGAGCCCACGCGCGGGATCGACGTCGGCGCCAAATTCGAGATCTACACAATCATCGCCAGGCTCGCGGCGGAGGGAAAAGCTGTCATTGTCATCTCCTCGGAACTGCCCGAACTCCTCGGCATCTGCGACAGGATCTACACCCTGTCGGCCGGCCATATCACCGGCGAGGTTCCCATCGCCGAAGCATCCCAGGAAACCCTCATGCACTACATGACCCAAGAGAAGGAATAG
- a CDS encoding rhamnogalacturonan lyase, with amino-acid sequence MNPSRISVRRFSVATAAGLALTVGCLTTPAAAVGPSAKPATAGVQLDYLDRGLVAAGTSEGVFLSWRLLGHEATGSSATGLTGTDFNVYRDGQKLATVTDSTNYLDAAGTASSAYDVRAVVGGVELDRSATATSWGGNFKDIPLKKPADGVTPAGQAYTYSANDASVGDVDGDGQYEFVVKWDPNNSKDVSQVGYTGNTYVDTYKADGTLLHRIDLGVNIRSGAHYTQMLVNDFDGDGRSEMMFKTAPGTKTLSYNPDGSVAGESFVPLLQKDLDAGYSNSDDYRMSAADYHRHMVDTFLGWSDHPEVKAGNWPATLEEAFGIAPQYQYPLSREDAEAVTDYFMDVFAPSRSARNNLRAFEGFIVSGPEYLTVFEGATGKELKTVAYEPGRHDDGLMWGDYAMARIEPGNRVDRFLAGVAYLDGKKPAAVFARGYYTRSTLAAYTWDGANLSPVWNVDSGWAPMTNPFKDSPHGRDGTDPEFGTLTTQGFHSLSASDVDGDGKQEIVYGSATIDDDGSLLYSSSDTMPAGSATPGEEARLGHGDAMHVTDIDPARPGKEIFTVHEGGTYAPYGYAMRDAATGEALFGAYSGKDTGRGMIGDVDPAVPGIENWAIGMQSADGDKLSATSPGTNMSIKWAADMTTQIINGSGDQTPSIDDWKRGRLLTATDTRTNNGTKGTPSLVADVVGDWREEMLVRTADSSALRMYLSTEVTNHKLYTLMHDPQYRAEVTRQNTTYNQPSYTDFYFASDMHFGDVPLRAAWLPGSVKALQQAVEDLVESGDVAGPVAKQLAAGVQEAAKAVDDGDASQAAQAIQRFVKFLDQQKEPDQVSDVARTVLDYQAGNILRAFEG; translated from the coding sequence ATGAATCCGAGCAGGATATCCGTGCGCCGTTTTTCGGTGGCCACAGCTGCGGGCCTCGCCCTGACCGTGGGGTGCCTCACCACCCCGGCAGCCGCCGTCGGGCCTTCCGCGAAGCCCGCCACGGCGGGCGTACAGCTGGATTATCTGGACCGCGGGCTGGTTGCTGCCGGCACATCCGAGGGCGTCTTCCTGAGCTGGCGCCTCTTGGGCCACGAGGCAACCGGCTCGTCCGCCACAGGCCTCACCGGCACCGACTTCAATGTGTACCGCGACGGCCAGAAGCTCGCAACAGTCACAGACAGCACGAACTACCTTGACGCCGCCGGAACCGCGTCGTCGGCATATGACGTGCGTGCCGTCGTCGGCGGCGTTGAACTGGACCGGAGCGCCACTGCCACCTCGTGGGGCGGCAACTTCAAGGACATCCCGCTGAAAAAGCCGGCCGACGGCGTGACGCCCGCCGGCCAGGCGTACACCTACTCGGCGAACGATGCTTCGGTGGGAGACGTCGACGGCGATGGCCAGTACGAGTTCGTGGTCAAGTGGGATCCGAACAACTCCAAGGACGTCTCCCAGGTTGGCTACACGGGCAACACCTACGTGGACACCTACAAGGCCGACGGTACGCTGCTCCACCGGATCGACCTGGGCGTCAACATCCGGTCCGGCGCCCACTACACGCAGATGCTGGTGAACGATTTCGACGGCGACGGACGTTCGGAAATGATGTTCAAGACAGCGCCGGGCACCAAGACCCTCTCCTACAATCCGGACGGCTCGGTGGCTGGCGAGTCGTTCGTCCCGCTGCTGCAGAAGGACCTCGACGCCGGCTATTCCAACTCCGACGATTACCGGATGAGCGCCGCCGACTACCACCGGCACATGGTGGACACGTTCCTGGGCTGGAGCGACCACCCCGAGGTCAAGGCCGGCAACTGGCCCGCCACCCTGGAAGAAGCCTTCGGCATCGCGCCCCAGTACCAGTACCCGCTGTCGCGTGAGGACGCCGAAGCGGTGACGGACTACTTCATGGACGTGTTTGCCCCGTCCCGCAGCGCGCGGAACAACCTGCGCGCCTTTGAGGGGTTCATCGTTTCCGGCCCGGAATACCTCACCGTCTTTGAGGGCGCCACGGGCAAGGAACTGAAGACGGTTGCGTATGAGCCCGGCAGGCACGACGACGGCCTGATGTGGGGCGACTACGCCATGGCCCGGATCGAACCCGGCAACCGCGTGGACAGGTTCCTGGCCGGCGTCGCCTATTTGGATGGCAAGAAGCCCGCCGCCGTGTTTGCCCGCGGCTATTACACGCGCAGCACACTTGCCGCCTACACCTGGGACGGCGCCAACCTCTCCCCAGTGTGGAACGTGGACTCGGGCTGGGCGCCCATGACCAACCCCTTCAAGGACAGCCCGCACGGCCGGGACGGGACGGACCCCGAGTTCGGCACACTCACCACGCAGGGCTTCCACTCCCTCAGCGCCTCCGACGTGGACGGTGACGGCAAGCAGGAAATTGTGTACGGCTCGGCCACCATCGACGACGACGGTTCGCTGCTGTACAGCTCGTCCGACACCATGCCGGCCGGCAGCGCCACCCCGGGAGAGGAGGCCCGGCTGGGCCACGGCGATGCCATGCACGTCACGGACATTGATCCGGCCCGCCCCGGCAAGGAGATCTTCACGGTGCATGAAGGCGGCACCTACGCCCCCTATGGCTACGCCATGCGCGACGCCGCCACCGGCGAGGCACTGTTCGGCGCCTATTCGGGGAAGGACACCGGCCGCGGCATGATCGGCGACGTTGATCCTGCAGTGCCCGGCATCGAAAACTGGGCCATTGGCATGCAGTCGGCTGACGGCGACAAGCTTTCCGCCACCAGTCCGGGTACCAACATGAGCATCAAGTGGGCTGCGGACATGACAACCCAGATCATTAACGGCTCCGGCGACCAGACCCCCAGCATTGACGACTGGAAGCGCGGCAGGCTGCTCACCGCCACGGACACCCGGACCAACAACGGCACCAAAGGCACCCCGAGCCTCGTTGCAGACGTAGTGGGTGACTGGCGCGAGGAAATGCTGGTCCGGACGGCCGACAGCTCAGCGCTCCGGATGTACCTGAGCACCGAAGTGACCAACCACAAGCTCTACACGCTCATGCACGACCCGCAGTACCGCGCTGAAGTTACCCGGCAGAACACCACGTACAACCAGCCGTCTTACACGGACTTCTACTTCGCTTCGGACATGCACTTCGGTGACGTGCCGCTGCGCGCAGCCTGGCTTCCGGGCAGTGTGAAAGCCCTCCAACAGGCTGTGGAGGACCTGGTGGAGTCCGGCGACGTGGCGGGCCCGGTCGCGAAGCAGCTGGCAGCGGGTGTGCAGGAGGCGGCAAAGGCAGTGGACGACGGCGATGCTTCCCAAGCGGCACAGGCCATCCAGCGCTTTGTGAAGTTCCTGGACCAGCAAAAGGAGCCAGATCAGGTATCCGACGTGGCACGAACAGTACTCGACTACCAGGCCGGAAATATTCTCCGGGCATTCGAAGGCTAG
- the mmsB gene encoding multiple monosaccharide ABC transporter permease, with translation MSALRESLGFLTSRLRQVGIFVALILIVLLFQVLTNGILLEPQNVTNLVVQNSYILILAIGMVMVIIAGHIDLSVGSIAGFIGAVAGVMMVHWGWAWWLAIPACLLVGALVGAWQGYWIAYVGIPAFIVTLAGMLIFRGLTLITLKNQQITPFPSELRALGGGFLPDISGGTSVLEWLTVILGVGATVALLIQALKERRIRKKFDLENEPMAWFATKTTFVALLMLIITFLLASYRGTPIVLIVLAVLVIVYTALMNNSVFGRHTYAIGGNLHAAELSGVKTKAVTFRLFVNMGVLAALAGLVFTARLNSAQPAGGTGFELDSIAAAFIGGAAVQGGIGTVAGAMIGGLIMGVLNNGMSILGLGTDYQQLIKGLVLLLAVGFDIFNKNRSGGGGSTIGKRFKFRTSPPATSESHAPAGTKDQAKDRPVPVSAVKPE, from the coding sequence ATGTCCGCCCTACGAGAATCCCTCGGCTTCCTGACAAGCCGCCTCCGGCAGGTTGGCATCTTCGTTGCCCTGATCCTGATCGTCCTGCTGTTCCAGGTACTGACCAACGGCATCCTCCTGGAGCCGCAGAACGTCACCAACCTGGTGGTCCAGAACAGCTACATCCTCATCCTCGCCATCGGCATGGTCATGGTCATTATTGCCGGCCACATCGACCTCTCGGTGGGATCGATCGCCGGCTTCATCGGCGCCGTCGCCGGCGTCATGATGGTCCACTGGGGCTGGGCCTGGTGGCTGGCCATCCCGGCCTGCCTCCTGGTCGGGGCGCTCGTCGGGGCGTGGCAGGGATACTGGATCGCCTACGTCGGCATCCCGGCCTTCATCGTCACCCTGGCCGGCATGCTGATCTTCCGCGGCCTGACCCTGATCACCCTGAAGAACCAGCAGATCACCCCGTTCCCCTCCGAACTCCGCGCCCTGGGCGGCGGCTTCCTCCCGGACATCTCCGGGGGCACGTCGGTGCTGGAATGGCTGACCGTCATCCTGGGCGTCGGCGCCACGGTTGCGCTGCTTATCCAGGCGCTCAAGGAACGCCGGATCCGCAAGAAGTTCGACCTCGAAAACGAACCGATGGCCTGGTTCGCGACCAAGACCACCTTCGTTGCCCTGCTCATGCTGATCATCACGTTCCTCCTCGCGAGCTACCGGGGCACCCCGATCGTCCTGATCGTGCTGGCCGTCCTGGTGATCGTGTACACGGCGCTGATGAACAACAGCGTCTTCGGCCGCCACACCTACGCGATCGGCGGCAACCTGCACGCAGCAGAGCTGTCCGGGGTGAAGACCAAAGCCGTCACTTTCCGGCTCTTCGTTAACATGGGCGTCCTGGCGGCACTCGCAGGCCTGGTGTTCACGGCAAGGCTCAACTCGGCACAGCCCGCCGGCGGCACCGGCTTCGAACTCGACTCTATCGCCGCGGCATTCATCGGCGGCGCCGCAGTCCAAGGCGGCATCGGCACCGTGGCCGGAGCCATGATCGGCGGCCTGATCATGGGCGTGCTGAACAACGGCATGTCCATCCTGGGTCTCGGCACTGACTACCAGCAGCTCATCAAGGGGCTGGTCCTCCTGCTGGCTGTCGGCTTCGATATTTTCAACAAGAACCGCAGCGGTGGCGGCGGCAGCACCATCGGGAAGAGGTTCAAGTTCAGGACTTCCCCGCCGGCCACGTCGGAATCCCATGCACCCGCGGGGACGAAGGACCAGGCGAAGGATCGCCCTGTCCCCGTTTCGGCGGTCAAGCCTGAGTAA
- a CDS encoding aldo/keto reductase, which produces MTLSPLIMLNDGYSIPQLGLGTWPLDDEQVATAVVQALEAGYRHIDTAVKYGNEEGVGNGIRAGGVDRSEIFVTTKLDGQFQGEDRAVAGLEGSLTRMGLDYVDLLLIHWPLPARDDFVSTWKTFERLQAEGKVRSIGVSNFKPAHLERLLAETDVVPAVNQIQLSPAITREAEREFNARHGIVTESYSPLGGSGASLLGAPLLAQLGEKYDKTPAQLVLRWHIEKGLVVIPKSGNPERMQENLDIFDFALDRQDLAELAILDEGPGAGNDSDATGH; this is translated from the coding sequence ATGACTCTCTCACCGCTCATCATGCTCAACGACGGCTACAGCATTCCGCAGCTGGGGCTCGGCACCTGGCCGCTGGACGACGAACAGGTGGCTACCGCCGTCGTACAGGCCCTGGAAGCCGGGTACCGGCACATCGATACGGCAGTGAAATACGGCAATGAGGAAGGCGTAGGGAACGGCATCCGCGCAGGCGGGGTGGACCGAAGCGAAATCTTCGTCACCACCAAGCTGGACGGCCAGTTCCAAGGCGAGGACCGCGCGGTGGCGGGGTTGGAGGGGTCGCTGACGCGCATGGGGCTGGACTACGTGGACCTGCTGCTGATCCACTGGCCGCTCCCTGCGCGCGATGATTTCGTCTCGACGTGGAAGACGTTTGAGCGGCTGCAGGCGGAGGGCAAAGTCCGGTCCATCGGCGTCTCCAACTTCAAACCGGCACACCTGGAACGGCTGCTGGCCGAAACCGACGTTGTGCCTGCGGTGAACCAGATCCAGCTGAGCCCGGCGATCACCCGCGAGGCGGAACGGGAGTTCAACGCCCGGCATGGAATTGTCACGGAATCGTACAGCCCGCTGGGCGGGTCGGGGGCAAGCCTGTTGGGCGCTCCCCTGCTTGCGCAGCTGGGTGAAAAATACGACAAGACCCCGGCTCAACTGGTGCTGCGCTGGCATATTGAGAAGGGACTTGTAGTCATTCCCAAATCAGGAAATCCCGAGCGGATGCAGGAAAACCTGGACATCTTCGATTTCGCCCTGGATCGGCAGGATCTCGCGGAACTTGCCATCCTGGACGAGGGGCCCGGCGCCGGTAACGATTCGGACGCAACAGGGCACTGA
- a CDS encoding GlsB/YeaQ/YmgE family stress response membrane protein — protein sequence MGFFAFLILGLIAGAIAKAILPGKQGGGWIITLILGVVGAFLGGWLGGLLFNAPLQEFFSLQTWLLAIAGSIIVLLVYSMVTKRSVRS from the coding sequence ATGGGTTTCTTTGCATTTTTGATTCTTGGCCTTATTGCCGGCGCGATCGCTAAGGCGATCCTTCCGGGCAAGCAGGGTGGCGGCTGGATCATCACCCTCATCCTGGGCGTCGTCGGTGCGTTCCTCGGCGGCTGGCTTGGCGGGCTGCTCTTCAACGCGCCGCTGCAGGAGTTCTTCTCGCTGCAGACCTGGCTGCTCGCGATCGCCGGCTCGATCATCGTGCTGCTGGTTTACAGCATGGTCACCAAGCGGAGCGTTCGCAGCTAG